Proteins encoded together in one Chloroflexota bacterium window:
- a CDS encoding hydrogenase expression/formation protein, with the protein MQESTTLPAGKLPADLLERLLRRYGGRDPRLVVGPRAGEDAAVIDFGDRYLLAKTDPITFATDEIGWYAVNVNANDIAAMGGRPKWFLATMLLPEGQATPQMADTLFGQIHAACAELGVTLAGGHTEITYGLDRPIIAGVMLGEVDPERMVTTAGARPGDAIVLVKGVPIEGASLIAREKRQVLRDRGYEDAWLDRVAGFLYDPGISVVAPALRAREVADVHAMHDPTEGGLITGLWEIARAADVGLEVSRDAIPILPEGQRLCEEFGLDPLGTIASGSLLVVLPADEVSALQAVLEREGFPVAVIGRVLAKREGVWLRDSDARLPLPRFAVDEITKLF; encoded by the coding sequence ATGCAGGAGTCAACTACGTTGCCCGCGGGAAAGCTGCCGGCAGATCTGCTGGAGAGGCTGCTGCGCCGGTACGGAGGCCGAGACCCCCGGCTCGTGGTCGGGCCCCGGGCGGGCGAGGATGCGGCCGTCATCGACTTCGGCGATCGCTATTTGCTGGCAAAGACGGACCCGATCACCTTTGCAACGGATGAGATCGGCTGGTATGCCGTGAACGTCAACGCGAACGATATCGCCGCCATGGGGGGGCGACCGAAGTGGTTTCTGGCGACGATGCTGTTGCCAGAGGGACAGGCGACCCCGCAGATGGCGGATACCCTCTTTGGACAGATCCATGCCGCGTGCGCGGAGTTGGGCGTCACGCTGGCGGGCGGACACACGGAGATCACGTATGGGCTGGATCGCCCCATCATCGCGGGCGTGATGCTGGGGGAGGTGGATCCGGAGCGGATGGTGACGACGGCCGGAGCCCGGCCAGGCGACGCGATCGTGCTGGTGAAGGGGGTCCCCATTGAAGGCGCTTCCCTGATCGCCCGCGAGAAACGCCAGGTGCTGCGGGATCGCGGCTATGAGGACGCCTGGCTGGATCGCGTCGCTGGGTTCCTGTACGACCCTGGGATCAGCGTGGTGGCCCCGGCGCTGCGGGCCCGCGAGGTCGCCGACGTGCACGCGATGCATGATCCCACCGAGGGAGGGCTGATCACCGGGCTTTGGGAGATCGCCCGGGCGGCTGATGTGGGCCTGGAGGTGTCCAGGGATGCGATCCCGATCCTGCCGGAGGGGCAGCGGCTCTGCGAGGAGTTTGGCCTGGATCCGCTGGGCACCATCGCCTCCGGCAGCCTGTTGGTGGTCCTCCCGGCGGATGAGGTCTCCGCCCTCCAGGCCGTCCTGGAACGAGAGGGGTTTCCCGTTGCTGTGATCGGCCGCGTGCTGGCCAAGAGGGAAGGGGTCTGGCTAAGGGACAGCGACGCGCGCCTCCCCTTGCCCCGGTTCGCCGTTGATGAGATCACCAAGCTGTTCTAA
- a CDS encoding ECF transporter S component, giving the protein MGRQLNPLAIAVIAVMTAVTTVFTLAVRVPVPATNGYVNLSDVAIYFTAFAFGPWVGLIAGGVGTALADLIGGYAQFALLTFFAHGLEGFVAGWLGRDRQFTGMVVAWLAGAVVMCGLYLLGEGLVLTGWGPALWELPFNAFQNLVGAVVGIPLVLAVRRAYPPLIHMLSRQAWREE; this is encoded by the coding sequence ATGGGACGGCAGCTGAACCCGCTGGCGATTGCGGTGATTGCCGTCATGACCGCGGTGACGACCGTGTTCACCCTGGCCGTGCGCGTCCCCGTCCCCGCCACCAATGGCTACGTCAACCTGTCCGATGTGGCCATCTACTTCACCGCCTTCGCCTTCGGCCCTTGGGTTGGGCTCATTGCCGGAGGCGTGGGAACGGCGCTGGCCGATCTGATAGGCGGGTACGCCCAATTCGCCCTGTTGACCTTCTTCGCCCACGGGCTGGAGGGGTTCGTGGCCGGATGGCTGGGGCGAGATCGTCAATTCACGGGGATGGTGGTGGCCTGGCTGGCGGGTGCGGTGGTCATGTGCGGACTGTATCTACTGGGCGAAGGTCTGGTGCTGACCGGATGGGGGCCCGCCCTGTGGGAGCTGCCGTTCAATGCCTTCCAGAACCTGGTTGGGGCCGTGGTGGGCATCCCTTTGGTGCTGGCCGTGCGAAGGGCCTACCCGCCGCTTATCCACATGCTGAGCCGGCAAGCCTGGCGGGAGGAGTGA
- a CDS encoding CSLREA domain-containing protein: protein MQLRKGSRTKMLLTLLILSSLVWSWPALPSPIAQAATTITVNTTDDELNSDGDCSLREAIRAANTDTAVDACPAGSGADIITLPAGIYKLTIAGVDEDAAAMGDLDITASLAINGAGIGKTIIDGNKSDRVFDIVGVSSGAFLVTISGMTIRNGHAINPPHGGGIQVSGRAQILVKNVLLTDNRSDGNGGGIQVTDNASATLENVQLLNNYAGMNGGGLANNGNAVIVRNSLFRGNSALREGGALLNNVYSTTTIATSTFSENFAEAVAYDEGGGGIRNSGGTLTLANSTISGNRTNGRGGGIYNSNAIGVQGAVSLANVTIANNTADLDGDGLGRGGGVYNELSASEETSPVVRLTNTLIAGNQDPNGDRDCWGKLTSLGHNLIQTVTSQCTIGGTSTGNITGKDPRLLPLADNGGATPTHALPSNSPAVDAGLNTTCLATDQRGVARPLDGDGNGSAVCDIGAYEYDPAGQQTKIHRYFLPVMVKKG from the coding sequence ATGCAGCTCAGGAAAGGTAGTCGCACGAAGATGCTTCTCACCCTCTTGATCCTGTCCTCACTCGTCTGGTCCTGGCCCGCACTGCCCTCCCCCATCGCACAGGCCGCGACCACGATCACCGTGAACACCACCGACGATGAGTTGAACAGCGATGGAGATTGCTCCTTACGGGAGGCCATTCGGGCCGCCAACACGGACACCGCCGTTGACGCCTGCCCCGCGGGGAGCGGCGCCGATATCATCACCCTGCCGGCGGGCATTTACAAATTGACCATCGCCGGGGTCGACGAGGATGCGGCCGCAATGGGCGACCTGGACATCACAGCCAGCCTGGCCATCAACGGCGCGGGGATCGGAAAGACCATCATCGACGGGAACAAAAGCGATCGCGTCTTCGACATCGTAGGGGTTTCATCCGGGGCCTTCCTCGTCACGATCTCCGGTATGACGATCCGCAACGGCCATGCCATCAACCCACCCCATGGCGGCGGCATTCAGGTCTCTGGCCGGGCTCAGATCCTCGTGAAGAACGTCCTGCTGACCGATAACCGGAGCGACGGCAATGGCGGCGGCATTCAGGTCACCGACAACGCCTCCGCCACACTGGAAAACGTCCAGCTTCTGAACAACTACGCTGGGATGAACGGGGGGGGGCTGGCGAACAACGGCAATGCGGTCATCGTGCGAAACAGCCTCTTCCGGGGGAACTCAGCCCTACGCGAGGGCGGCGCGCTCCTCAACAACGTATACTCAACCACCACCATCGCGACCAGCACGTTCAGTGAGAACTTCGCGGAGGCGGTAGCCTATGACGAAGGCGGAGGTGGAATTCGGAACAGCGGTGGGACGCTCACGCTGGCCAACAGCACCATCAGCGGAAACCGCACGAATGGGCGCGGTGGCGGGATCTATAACAGCAACGCGATCGGCGTCCAGGGCGCCGTATCCCTGGCCAACGTGACCATTGCGAACAACACGGCAGATCTCGACGGAGACGGGCTGGGGCGTGGCGGCGGGGTCTACAACGAGCTCTCCGCCTCTGAAGAGACTTCGCCGGTGGTGCGGCTGACCAACACCCTCATCGCCGGGAACCAGGACCCCAACGGGGATCGGGATTGTTGGGGCAAGCTCACCTCCCTGGGCCATAACCTGATCCAAACGGTGACCAGCCAGTGCACCATCGGCGGCACATCGACCGGGAATATCACCGGCAAAGACCCACGCCTGCTCCCGCTAGCGGATAACGGCGGTGCCACCCCCACGCACGCTCTCCCAAGTAACAGTCCCGCCGTAGATGCCGGTTTGAACACCACTTGCCTTGCCACCGACCAACGCGGCGTGGCTCGCCCCTTGGACGGCGATGGCAACGGCTCCGCGGTCTGCGATATCGGCGCCTACGAGTACGATCCGGCGGGCCAGCAGACGAAAATCCATCGCTACTTCCTGCCGGTGATGGTGAAGAAAGGATAG
- a CDS encoding CSLREA domain-containing protein yields the protein MSFHRAQWLVAFLLPLVLFALGGTVVLSDSPDGEATAHLPADCTDPYEPNNWFDQATPVEFGVEYNAVVCNSDDNDFFRFPLTTGQQITISLYGMEWDSNLDLYGPDQTVLITSTNPGTTTEQIVHTADQAGTYYAVVWGTEDEQPNPYTLRVDSVATPAPCPDPYEPNDVPEEAWSIEPDAPVDSYICHEEDVDYYALPDVSPGQILQIEVDGVSEMAASSPSDLPIDLVLVLFDPNGEEVAFSDAPGTRAEAIIYPAEVGGTYRVGVRANPGTAVLPASYRLRWTFVLRWEVNTTDDRDDGACTLQHCSLREAIQAANRYFVKHITFRIPTSDPGYYPAGGYWTIQVTSTLPALTAPGLLIDGFSQAGFIGSDPNPAGPEIQIDGSRLGAGGDGLIVEGTKVVIQGLSITGFEHYGIWIQGASNQVLTNTVGLDPLGNPAGNGIGVVLSENASHNLIRGNVIGGNGQHGLLIAGSGSMVNRIERNIIGLDPTGREVRRSNHGWGIVIQDGANANQIGPGNVVSGNDSGGIWITGAGTDQNSVRGNVIGTDKEGNLALGNGGIGVLVSQKARSNFIGGPNDGEGNVISGNLSHGVELRGPGVERTYILGNIIGLNRLGTTALPNHGDGVYLDNVRRTTVGSPGALSANVISGNMGDGIRIESGRDNVVRGNRIGVNPRGNVDLGNGGDGIEISRGREHRIGGFHTEGNVISGNGRHGILIWESSTAITVTGNYIGTDATGKMAIPNDGSGVIIATGAHDNIIGSTDLFENNIISGNQDNGVHIYGTGTVRNRVLGNYIGTDFTGRVAIPNHLNGVIIAGGAQENEIGGRDTDAGNVIAGNNRLGVAITDVGTDRNKVWGNRIGIGAFSAPLPNGSHGIYIAGGAQMNQIGGASSGMANTITGNKGDGIRIEGHNTIRNTISHNSIFKNEGRGIRLLSGGNQGLSPPSVTRVTSAGGQYTLEGSTCGKCTVEVFVDDADEGEEFLTSVQADASGKYSVSVARRRRYFTLTTTDGMGNTSEFSRDLLPDLEIQALEVTQAIQDLNNSVPLVQNRPTYVRAHVRANSPLGGSVSGVFAVLKVYAVASNGTKVLIARLEPRHPHRLITVRTNPQRGRLDHSFYFELPSRWSRGRMHFVFDLNPGELVPERDLTNNRREATVTFQETRPLDIVMVRVRYESQAAGQKKPTVYLPPLQAAFETPRYTEKTFPLSQIRLWWPVGYAVLPFKHDLTRRAGWEALLDKLNWLRIRSVNTRRNWYGLVDKNIPKLAVAGIGSTRVPVAAGVAFNGRAMAHELGHNFGRAHAPSARDKKGKVIDPHCKDPSGEDTNYPNYKNPQGVPYPLSSIGEFGFDVFSFTPRVYDPASTYDLMSYCWPGWVSPYTYQAIFKKLVIRPGSSAARGTNQEQPYLLINGFVDVEADTGELGFAYVEGRPVGTADAPGEGAYRLELRDATGNVLFTRYFEPQQYIADSDTSEPRRYWIEVLPFPIGTRSIVLLHGEKVLDTRQVSPNPPTVTMDYPNGGEALDGSITIRWHGNDPDGDPLVYTLQYSIDGGGTWHTMAVNLTETSYTVDTSEIGGSDQAKVRVLASDGVNTAADESDGVFSVPRKPPLAGILVPTAGTFFPVGSPIYLKGYGTDIEDGPIEADAQLRWHSDISGDLGSGSSLEVSDLPPGYHTITLTAIDSDGLTGSASVTITVGEWPPVQIFMPAISQE from the coding sequence ATGTCCTTCCATCGCGCACAATGGCTGGTTGCCTTCCTCCTCCCCCTCGTCCTCTTCGCCCTTGGCGGTACGGTTGTTCTAAGCGACTCACCAGATGGGGAGGCAACGGCCCACCTGCCCGCCGACTGCACCGATCCTTACGAGCCCAACAACTGGTTTGACCAGGCCACACCGGTGGAGTTCGGTGTGGAATACAACGCCGTCGTATGCAATTCCGATGATAACGACTTCTTCCGTTTTCCCCTGACCACGGGCCAGCAGATCACGATCAGCCTTTACGGCATGGAATGGGATAGCAACCTTGATCTCTACGGGCCCGATCAGACCGTGCTCATCACCTCGACCAACCCGGGGACCACAACGGAACAGATCGTCCACACGGCGGATCAGGCGGGCACGTATTACGCGGTGGTCTGGGGAACGGAGGACGAGCAACCCAACCCATACACCCTACGCGTGGACTCGGTCGCTACCCCGGCTCCCTGCCCTGATCCCTACGAGCCGAACGATGTCCCGGAGGAGGCATGGTCCATCGAGCCTGACGCGCCCGTCGATAGCTACATCTGCCATGAGGAGGACGTGGATTACTATGCGCTACCCGACGTGTCGCCCGGGCAGATCCTCCAGATCGAGGTGGACGGCGTGTCGGAGATGGCGGCATCATCCCCCTCGGATCTGCCGATCGATCTCGTTCTCGTCCTCTTCGACCCCAACGGCGAGGAGGTGGCGTTCTCCGACGCGCCCGGGACCCGCGCGGAGGCCATCATCTACCCGGCCGAGGTCGGGGGGACCTACCGAGTGGGCGTTCGGGCGAACCCCGGGACGGCCGTCCTGCCGGCCTCCTACCGCCTTCGCTGGACCTTCGTACTGCGCTGGGAGGTGAACACTACGGACGATCGCGACGATGGCGCCTGCACGCTTCAGCACTGTTCCCTACGCGAAGCCATTCAGGCGGCCAATCGCTATTTCGTCAAGCACATCACGTTCCGAATTCCCACTTCGGACCCGGGCTACTACCCGGCCGGCGGCTACTGGACCATCCAGGTCACCTCGACCCTGCCCGCTCTGACCGCGCCCGGCCTCCTCATAGATGGCTTCAGTCAGGCGGGATTCATCGGCAGCGACCCCAACCCGGCCGGCCCCGAGATCCAGATCGACGGATCCCGCCTGGGCGCGGGCGGCGATGGCCTGATCGTCGAGGGGACCAAAGTCGTGATCCAGGGGTTGAGCATCACCGGCTTTGAGCATTACGGCATCTGGATCCAGGGGGCCAGCAATCAGGTGCTCACCAATACCGTGGGGTTGGACCCCCTCGGCAATCCGGCCGGTAACGGCATCGGCGTGGTCCTGAGCGAGAACGCCAGCCACAACCTGATCCGGGGGAACGTGATCGGCGGGAACGGGCAGCACGGCCTGCTCATCGCCGGGTCGGGTAGCATGGTGAACCGGATAGAGCGGAACATCATCGGCCTGGACCCCACCGGCAGAGAGGTGCGGCGCTCCAATCACGGTTGGGGGATCGTCATCCAGGACGGCGCCAACGCGAATCAAATCGGTCCCGGCAACGTAGTCAGCGGCAACGATAGCGGCGGCATATGGATCACCGGCGCCGGCACGGACCAGAATTCCGTGCGGGGGAACGTCATCGGTACCGACAAAGAGGGCAACCTGGCGTTGGGCAACGGCGGCATCGGTGTGCTCGTCTCTCAGAAGGCTCGGAGCAACTTCATCGGCGGCCCCAACGATGGCGAGGGCAACGTGATCAGCGGCAACCTGAGTCATGGCGTCGAGCTCAGAGGACCGGGCGTTGAGAGGACCTATATCCTGGGGAACATCATTGGCCTGAACCGCCTCGGCACCACCGCGTTGCCCAACCACGGAGACGGCGTGTATCTCGATAACGTCCGTCGCACCACCGTCGGCTCCCCTGGCGCGCTCTCTGCCAACGTCATCAGCGGCAACATGGGGGATGGGATACGCATCGAATCGGGACGAGACAACGTCGTGCGCGGCAACCGCATCGGCGTGAACCCGCGCGGCAATGTGGACTTGGGTAACGGCGGCGATGGGATCGAGATATCCCGCGGCAGAGAACATCGCATCGGCGGGTTCCATACGGAGGGCAACGTCATCAGCGGAAACGGTCGCCATGGGATCCTCATCTGGGAGTCCTCCACGGCCATCACCGTCACTGGCAATTACATCGGCACCGACGCCACCGGGAAGATGGCCATCCCCAATGATGGCTCCGGCGTGATCATCGCCACGGGCGCCCATGATAATATCATCGGCAGCACTGATCTGTTCGAGAACAATATCATCAGCGGCAACCAGGACAACGGGGTACACATTTACGGAACGGGGACGGTGCGCAATCGGGTGCTGGGCAATTACATCGGTACCGATTTCACGGGACGAGTTGCCATACCCAATCACCTCAACGGCGTGATCATTGCCGGCGGCGCTCAGGAGAATGAGATCGGGGGAAGAGATACCGACGCGGGGAATGTGATCGCGGGGAACAATCGACTTGGCGTGGCCATTACCGACGTCGGCACGGATCGGAATAAGGTGTGGGGGAATCGCATAGGCATCGGAGCTTTCTCCGCCCCCCTTCCCAACGGGTCACACGGTATATACATCGCCGGCGGCGCCCAGATGAATCAGATCGGAGGGGCCTCGTCGGGCATGGCGAACACGATCACCGGCAACAAGGGGGATGGCATCCGGATTGAAGGACACAATACGATACGCAATACCATCTCCCACAACAGCATCTTCAAAAACGAGGGTCGGGGTATTCGCCTCCTGTCAGGCGGAAATCAAGGCTTAAGCCCTCCCTCCGTCACCCGGGTGACGTCCGCCGGCGGCCAGTATACCTTAGAGGGCAGCACCTGTGGCAAATGCACCGTGGAGGTCTTCGTTGATGATGCCGATGAGGGCGAGGAGTTCCTGACGAGCGTTCAGGCCGACGCGTCCGGCAAGTACAGCGTCTCCGTGGCACGGAGACGGAGATACTTCACGCTCACGACGACGGACGGCATGGGCAACACCTCCGAGTTCAGCCGAGACCTCTTGCCGGACCTGGAGATACAGGCGTTGGAAGTCACACAGGCTATCCAGGATCTGAACAACAGCGTCCCCTTGGTGCAGAACAGACCGACTTACGTGCGCGCGCACGTCAGGGCGAATTCGCCCTTGGGCGGGTCTGTAAGCGGGGTATTTGCGGTTCTGAAAGTGTATGCCGTGGCCAGCAATGGGACGAAGGTTCTCATCGCCCGGCTGGAGCCAAGGCATCCTCACAGGCTGATCACCGTCCGGACCAATCCTCAGCGAGGGAGGCTTGACCACAGCTTCTACTTTGAGCTACCTTCCAGGTGGAGCAGGGGACGGATGCACTTCGTCTTCGATCTGAACCCGGGAGAGCTGGTCCCGGAACGCGACCTGACCAATAATCGGCGTGAAGCGACGGTCACCTTTCAGGAGACGCGACCACTGGATATCGTGATGGTTCGCGTACGGTATGAGTCGCAGGCGGCGGGGCAGAAAAAACCGACCGTCTACCTACCTCCCCTTCAGGCGGCGTTCGAGACGCCCCGCTACACGGAGAAGACCTTCCCCCTTTCCCAGATTCGCCTCTGGTGGCCGGTGGGCTACGCTGTCCTCCCCTTCAAGCATGACCTGACGAGGCGGGCGGGATGGGAGGCGCTACTGGACAAGCTGAACTGGCTGCGGATCCGCTCTGTCAATACGCGTCGTAACTGGTACGGGCTGGTGGACAAGAACATCCCTAAACTGGCCGTCGCGGGAATAGGCTCAACCAGGGTGCCGGTGGCAGCCGGGGTAGCGTTTAACGGCCGCGCCATGGCACACGAGCTGGGCCACAACTTTGGGCGAGCACATGCCCCCAGCGCGCGAGACAAGAAAGGAAAAGTCATTGACCCACATTGCAAGGATCCAAGCGGTGAGGACACCAACTATCCGAACTACAAGAATCCGCAAGGTGTCCCCTATCCGCTCTCTTCCATTGGCGAATTCGGATTCGACGTCTTCAGCTTTACCCCGCGCGTGTATGACCCGGCGTCCACCTATGATCTTATGTCATACTGTTGGCCAGGTTGGGTCAGCCCATACACGTATCAGGCGATCTTCAAAAAGCTGGTAATCCGCCCAGGGTCCAGCGCTGCGCGGGGGACCAACCAGGAGCAACCTTATCTGCTCATCAATGGCTTCGTAGATGTGGAGGCCGATACAGGAGAGTTAGGATTCGCCTATGTGGAAGGACGCCCGGTAGGCACGGCCGATGCCCCGGGGGAGGGTGCCTACCGCCTGGAGCTGCGGGATGCGACGGGCAACGTCCTGTTCACGCGCTACTTTGAGCCACAGCAGTACATCGCCGACTCCGACACCTCAGAGCCCCGGCGCTATTGGATAGAGGTGCTGCCATTCCCAATCGGCACGCGATCGATCGTCCTTCTGCACGGTGAGAAGGTCCTGGACACCCGCCAGGTCAGCCCCAATCCGCCCACGGTCACGATGGACTATCCCAACGGCGGCGAGGCGCTCGACGGATCGATAACAATACGCTGGCATGGCAACGATCCCGACGGCGACCCGCTCGTCTACACTTTGCAATATAGCATCGACGGCGGAGGGACGTGGCACACCATGGCCGTGAACCTGACCGAGACGAGCTATACGGTCGATACATCAGAGATCGGCGGCTCCGACCAGGCCAAGGTGCGCGTGCTGGCGAGCGACGGGGTGAACACCGCCGCCGATGAGAGCGATGGGGTTTTCTCCGTGCCGAGGAAGCCGCCCCTGGCGGGCATCCTCGTCCCCACGGCCGGGACCTTCTTCCCCGTGGGTTCGCCGATCTATCTGAAGGGTTATGGGACGGACATTGAGGATGGACCGATCGAGGCGGATGCACAGCTGCGCTGGCACTCCGACATCAGCGGCGACCTGGGCTCCGGTTCGAGCCTGGAGGTCTCCGATCTGCCTCCAGGCTATCACACGATCACCCTGACCGCCATCGATAGCGATGGCTTGACCGGCAGCGCCTCTGTGACCATCACCGTCGGCGAGTGGCCTCCTGTGCAGATCTTCATGCCCGCCATAAGCCAGGAATAA